A window from Branchiostoma lanceolatum isolate klBraLanc5 chromosome 9, klBraLanc5.hap2, whole genome shotgun sequence encodes these proteins:
- the LOC136442662 gene encoding tectonic-2-like: MMTVWSPGVDGLCTSASRAAVTFGEDTISGCTVRLAWDNFQDCVALRAEVRAQQEALVTAEFVSRGGNPNSTLITDWVPVINNDTADPTEAPTVAELEPDVVDQLQGLCQDIPAALNLEILYADVGKENEFVIQEVVGARVSFSSTLWRLQCSGAFAAACYGNSSALVDLGNTSTISDLITGAVQSFYITSSVTFTKVPALTPTPVKRYYANDTNVCRRNACWEELFYPVSMAFAGGDFQLYQHNLGSGLVLALSIIAVFVITRPWW, from the exons ATGATGACA GTTTGGAGCCCAGGGGTGGACGGGCTGTGCACCTCTGCCAGTAGGGCTGCTGTAACGTTCGGGGAGGACACCATCTCTGGGTGCACGGTGAGGCTGGCGTGGGACAACTTCCAGGACTGTGTAGCTCTCAG agcTGAGGTGCGTGCGCAGCAGGAGGCCCTGGTTACAGCTGAGTTTGTTTCCAGAGGAGGAAACCCCAACTCCACCCTCATCACTGACTGGGTACCGGTCATCAA tAACGACACAGCGGACCCTACTGAGGCCCCTACAGTAGCAGAACTGGAGCCTGATGTAGTAGACCAGCTGCAGGGGTTATGTCAGGACATCCCGGCAGCCTTGAACTTGGAGATTCTGTATGCTGATGTTGGCAAAGAGAACGAGTTTGTCATCCAGGAGGTGGTCGGTGCCAGGGTCAG TTTTTCAAGCACGTTGTGGCGACTGCAGTGTTCGGGCGCGTTTGCGGCGGCGTGTTACGGGAACTCCTCTGCGTTGGTTGATCTCGGCAACACGTCAACGATATCCGATCTCATCACCGGCGCGGTGCAGTCTTTCTACATCACCAGCTCCGTCACTTTCACCAAAGTACCGGCACTAACACCCACACCTGTCAAGAG GTACTATGCCAATGACACTAACGTCTGCAGGAGAAATGCATGCTGGGAGGAGCTGTTCTACCCTGTTTCCATGGCGTTTGCCGGCGGAGATTTCCAGCTGTACCAGCACAACCTGGGGTCTGGTCTTGTCCTGGCGCTCTCCATCATAGCTGTGTTTGTCATCACCAGACCATGGTGGTAG
- the LOC136442663 gene encoding tectonic-2-like has product MLKIYISVCCAPQSSNTDPKYQGRSAAFVFSSNVATNITANLTNAEVVGTPLVERVIPNPAYVEAGPCPCDLRENQCDTECCCDTECTQDDLDIFTSCIQGAFGGNQTKELAQYCSFSGGPQEDWDRLLCVERDNSPYLGLYYDNPSAIRTETAFRTTYEANAPQYSYDETERRETVETDSSLAYRYGLATQVLYTDTNGETQQGFLSFPQQTLSGQCLYRGIARHFVASNATCMQTLDASLCSEGSVLDAREYLLPSPTTHPPCPTPPQVLSQHGGVTTVPTTVEYFCLTDPSAYVRSTTTADDVYIFNQTSLFADNVASAMQRCAFDDGFTFPPTPSLNGTTDTCSNVVLDVRYVLSWRGTELTGVAAFVILGDIAIETVAPDNNSTVLAQKFGVEFSYDSLNETADGTEIVDRSGNPGYDVGKVLLTGTLSLTNDSVENMRSSGLQVCIFSWF; this is encoded by the exons ATGCTGAAG ATATATATCTCGGTATGCTGTGCACCTCAGTCCAGTAACACTGATCCTAAGTACCAGGGGAGGTCTGCAGCCTTCGTATTCTCTTCTAATGTGGCAACGAACATCACAGCAAACCTCACTAATGCTGAAG TTGTTGGCACCCCCCTTGTAGAGAGAGTGATCCCCAACCCTGCATATGTGGAGGCTGGACCATGTCCATGTGATCTGAGGGAGAACCAGTGTGACACGGAGTGTTGCTGTGATACT GAGTGCACACAGGATGATCTTGACATCTTCACCAGCTGTATACAGGGAGCGTTCGGAGGAAACCAAACGAAGGAGCTTGCCCAGTACTGCAGCTTCAGCGGGGGTCCCCAGGAAGACTGGGACAGACTGTTGTGCGTAGAACGGGACAACAGTCCCTACCTGGGCTTGTACTACGACAACCCTTCAGCTATCAGAACTGAGACTGCCTTTAGGACCACCTATGAGGCAAACGCGCCTCAGTACTCGTACGATGAGACTGAGAGAAGAGAGACTGTAGAGACAGACTCTTCCTTAGCGTACAGGTACGGCTTGGCCACCCAAGTCCTGTACACCGACACAAACGGAGAAACACAGCAAGGGTTTCTCTCATTCCCCCAGCAGACGTTATCTGGGCAGTGCTTGTACAGAGGCATAGCCAGGCACTTTGTGGCTTCAAATGCAACTTGTATGCAAACACTAGATGCCAGTCTTTGCTCTGAGGGTTCAGTGTTGGATGCAAGGGAGTATCTACTCCCCTCTCCTACTACCCACCCCCCCTGTCCGACACCCCCTCAAGTCCTCAGCCAGCACGGGGGGGTGACCACTGTCCCAACTACAGTAGAGTACTTCTGCCTCACAGACCCAAGTGCTTATGTCAGGTCTACCACCACTGCTGACGACGTCTATATCTTCAACCAAACGTCTCTGTTTGCAGACAATGTAGCAAGTGCTATGCAGAGATGTGCATTTGACGACGGCTTCACCTTTCCCCCCACCCCTTCCCTAAACGGCACCACTGACACATGCAGCAACGTTGTGCTAGACGTGAGATACGTTCTGTCATGGCGGGGGACAGAACTTACAGGCGTTGCGGCCTTTGTGATCCTCGGCGACATTGCCATAGAAACGGTTGCTCCTGACAACAACTCCACGGTTTTGGCACAGAAGTTTGGCGTGGAGTTTTCCTATGACAGCCTGAATGAGACTGCGGATGGAACGGAAATTGTTGACCGGTCGGGAAATCCGGGTTACGATGTTGGGAAAGTGTTGCTGACCGGAACGTTGTCGTTAACCAATGACAGTGTAGAAAACATGAGATCATCAGGGCTACAGGTTTGTATCTTTTCATGGTTTTAA
- the LOC136442665 gene encoding uncharacterized protein → MFVKVCGVLLLLFRLQWCVRGQTGVPEQINRGLVNVGVPGQDGSNVISISEHETGGDIPVFLTLTQPGNATQDVTVICSLQTDQPGDSEVMFDNITITAGGTDTGSATFSVVSAGRQVTVECVGRSAAPGTETNTTEFLPQTSAGLTGFLQVRKGPVAGFCSSLVLVPNRAGVTQATVQVQLSEAVVDNAVTVTCTSVGATAGSIQLTFDPLTLEVNSTAGDVTYSFTNPTGSPVSASCTAHNDAPVPASCTAQSGGGGNQYLTATSTGDESTFALDEGSVQFVPDTTRTTAQSVGAFLVLDAPVQADTVTFTCALQEVDDSDEAQILAANPTCVPVSNLVPTAPAGTASPQATTPGQTTPNPASASPASTLTPAPISAQTQGSTSASPTSAPTLPPSPNTTVATSPNTTVTMATPSTVPDSPLTNLSIAGNWQLGAVELVFGTNDIFKPLDVWLLSQTYTSSVQELLLVTCCAPQSSNTDPKYQGRSAAFVFSSNVATNVTANLTNAEGKGTME, encoded by the exons ATGTTTGTGAAAGTCTGTggcgtgttgttgttgttgtttagactGCAGTGGTGTGTGCGGGGCCAGACTGGAGTACCGGAACAGATCAACC GAGGGTTGGTGAATGTAGGAGTTCCAGGACAAGATGGCAGCAACGTCATCTCCATCTCCGAACACGAGACCGGCGGGGACATTCCTGTGTTCCTGACGCTCACACAGCCCGGAAACGCTACTCAGGAT GTGACAGTGATCTGTAGCCTACAGACTGACCAGCCTGGTGACTCTGAGGTCATGTTTGACAACATCACCATCACAGCAGGGGGGACTGACACTGGGAGTGCCACATTCAG TGTTGTATCAGCAGGACGTCAGGTTACAGTAGAGTGTGTGGGAAGAAGTGCAGCACCAGGAACTGAGACCAACACTACAGAGTTCCTCCCACAGACTTCGGCTGGGCTCACGGG ATTCTTGCAGGTGAGAAAGGGTCCAGTAGCAGGGTTCTGTTCCAGTCTGGTGCTGGTGCCGAACAGGGCTGGAGTCACTCAGGCTACTGTACAAGTACAGCTCAG TGAAGCAGTGGTGGACAATGCTGTGACGGTTACTTGCACAAGTGTGGGTGCAACAgctg GTTCTATCcagctgacctttgaccccctgaCCTTGGAAGTGAACAGTACAGCTGGAGATGTGACCTACTCCTTCACCAACCCCACCGGTTCACCTGTGTCTGCCTCCTGTACGGCAca TAATGATGCTCCTGTGCCTGCCTCCTGTACGGCAcagtctgggggaggggggaaccAGTATCTTACTGCTACATCTACAG GTGATGAGTCTACCTTTGCACTGGACGAAGGCTCAGTGCAGTTTGTCCCCGACACGACCAGAACCACGGCTCAGAGCGTGGGGGCCTTCCTGGTGCTGGATGCACCCGTGCAGGCTGACACGGTGACGTTCACCTGCGCCCTGCAAGAGGTGGATGACTCAGACGAGGCTCAGATACTTGCTGCCAACCCCACCTGTGTACCTGTGTCCAACCTGGTACCTACAGCCCCGGCAG GGACAGCTTCACCACAGGCGACCACTCCAGGACAGACCACCCCAAACCCTGCCTCTGCCAGCCCTGCTTCAACTCTTACGCCTGCCCCTATCTCTGCACAGACCCAGG GATCTACCAGTGCCTCTCCTACTTCTGCtccaactttgcccccctcccccaatacgACAGTCGCCACCTCCCCCAATACAACAGTTACCATGG CCACGCCCTCCACAGTGCCAGACTCCCCCCTGACCAACCTGTCCATAGCGGGGAACTGGCAACTGGGCGCGGTGGAACTCGTGTTTGGG ACAAATGACATCTTCAAGCCCCTGGATGTGTGGCTGTTGTCCCAGACCTACACCAGTTCTGTACAGGAGCTGCTGTTGGTGACCTGCTGTGCACCTCAGTCCAGTAACACTGATCCTAAATACCAGGGAAGGTCTGCAGCCTTCGTATTCTCTTCCAATGTGGCAACAAACGTCACAGCAAACCTCACTAATGCTGAAGGTAAGGGAACAATGGAGTAA
- the LOC136442666 gene encoding poly(A)-specific ribonuclease PNLDC1-like gives MCDVKRDAFLRLLPDIKQKIQECDFVAIDTEFTGLCLSEACQPSLFDTPQERYRKLRQTVGSFIICQVGVSVFKKDMKYNRFDVWSYNFHLFPQSFATLDVRFGCQASSFEFLCHHNFDFNKFVYEGVPYLDQEQEKLLRKHLEQTCWPSSGCLPSSGSQQDEVQLCCSMVSQWLSNGGGTELNIPAPKGPVMFLIHRALRTSFPEIWTYDAENSQIAVRKVSQEKRKEEEEKDDLADRALESLLGFTHVFRALTQTGKPVVGHNMLMDLMLLYGKMHKPLPEKYSHFKRDIHQLFPCIYDTKHIAAELKKPLAEFAVLQSSILQELYDALNSHKGRFMVLHSPAIVAAAECDRYTNESHPHEAGYDSYMAGYVFIRMSHLLTMQGISKQQPVPPRFRRYLEVLKGFQDRVNVIRASVDHICLSGEDPASRRPQWLYVTLVQNRAARTINSAQIAERFSAYGSVDIRPLGGNHFLVAAHSFYCAKDILRAYRSHKLIHVTYYNMWKHSRTVQVLLWTCIGASVLGIAWTFLGKSS, from the exons ATGTGCGATGTGAAAAGAGATGCATTTCTGCGGCTTCTTCCAGACATCAAGCAGAAAATTCAGGAATGCGACTTTGTTG CCATTGACACGGAGTTCACAGGACTGTGTCTATCGGAGGCCTGTCAACCAAG TCTGTTTGACACCCCCCAGGAGAGGTACAGGAAACTCAGACAGACGGTCGGCAGCTTTATCATCTGTCAAGTCG GTGTGTCTGTATTCAAGAAAGATATGAAGTACAACAG GTTTGATGTGTGGTCATACAACTTCCACCTGTTCCCACAATCCTTTGCAACCCTGGATGTGCGATTCGGTTGCCAG GCATCCAGTTTTGAGTTCCTCTGTCATCACAACTTTGACTTCAACAAG TTTGTATACGAGGGTGTACCGTACCTGGATCAAGAGCAGGAGAAACTGCTGAGGAAACACCTGGAGCAGACATGCTGGCCTTCTTCAGG ATGTTTACCTTCCAGTGGGAGTCAGCAGGACGAGGTGCAGTTGTGCTGCTCTATGGTGTCCCAGTGGCTCAGTAATGGTGGAGGGACTGAACTGAACATCCCTGCACCTAAAG GCCCTGTGATGTTCCTGATCCATCGAGCTCTGAGAACAAGTTTTCCAGAGATCTGGACATACGATGCAGAAAactcacag ATAGCTGTGAGGAAAGTGAGTCAGGAGAAGAggaaagaggaggaggagaaggatgaTCTGGCGGACAG AGCTCTGGAGTCCCTGCTGGGGTTCACCCATGTGTTCAGAGCCCTGACCCAGACTGGGAAGCCTGTAGTAGGACACAACATGCTGATGGACCTCATGTTACTGTACGGCAAGATGCACAAACCACTGCCAG AGAAATATTCTCATTTCAAGAGGGACATCCACCAGCTGTTCCCCTGTATATATGACACCAAACACATCGCAGCGGAGCTGAAGAAG CCCCTTGCTGAGTTTGCCGTGCTGCAGTCTTCTATTCTACAGGAACTGTATGATGCTCTTAACAG CCACAAAGGCCGGTTCATGGTGCTGCACTCCCCTGCTATAGTCGCTGCTGCAGAGTGCGACAGATACA CCAATGAGAGCCATCCCCACGAGGCAGGCTATGACTCATACATGGCAGGATATG TTTTCATTCGGATGTCCCACCTCCTCACTATGCAAGGGATCAG TAAGCAGCAGCCTGTGCCCCCGAGGTTCAGGAGGTACCTGGAGGTACTGAAGGGGTTTCAGGATAGAGTCAACGTCATACGGGCAAGCGTCGACCATATA TGCTTGTCAGGAGAGGACCCTGCATCCAGGAGACCTCAGTGGCTGTATGTCACCCTGGTACAGAACAGGGCTGCAAGAACTATCAACTCAGCTCAG ATAGCAGAGCGGTTTTCTGCGTACGGATCTGTGGACATCCGTCCTCTAGGCGGGAACCACTTCCTGGTCGCTGCACACAGCTTTTACTG TGCAAAGGACATCTTGAGAGCTTACAGATCCCACAAACTGATCCATGTGACATACTACAACATGTGGAAACACTCCAGAACTGTCCAGGTTTTACTTTG GACCTGTATCGGTGCTTCTGTCCTGGGAATCGCCTGGACATTTCTCGGCAAGAGCAGCTGA
- the LOC136441538 gene encoding putative RNA polymerase II subunit B1 CTD phosphatase RPAP2 encodes MDFFINCAQYIEPSHYTDVMVERAIIGQCGYPVCNNKLPKNKPKQQYHIDTRHNKVYDITERKNCCSNWCYKASQFYKNQLFTSPVWAREKEQPAPVKLLQKERSSEVSSESCSSQGDRQGSAVKDSTGGKQQTTHMDVVPDLKQDRPVLGHTVETDQEKTEKTSGQGAEVKFAKLSLSDTVVEQNVSVGREDCKVEQDDCVGREDRQVASETCEKMFADMDSLREDTLGVEEKIHESQTISKGNEEQSQTQTKRRQEDTSKGMEKKIPSGEGREVVLQTVQKPAAQTRHGAPAPSHVSVAQAVFRSLMEWRTEATFRFLYGDHVEFNLDLPEVLRFTTQEELRASAGVPVQQDVPLQHRGNKNHGNKHHGNKNHGNNSHKSEQITDQKASTVTAENTRKVRFEEDQKDFSQPLSICIPEDPCQNEEEVQLGSLQGKDPKESQDGQVYQGGPDLDPGDLAPATRPLPDLATLQHDAALFQMKVEEFYRGGTQLPAAVNKEELEVKEKKVEDDDRPVFLPPVDSQAQRALQKKILLDRLSRVFPSVLAPLRLSVRDFSTELNMLVKTFRLTSDNIIFRPAELKLLAVVLIHILATKVPVIMQSLYCPETAQFLTSLLRPWRLDLQDLDALVSVMRLG; translated from the exons ATGGACTTCTTTATCAACTGT GCCCAGTACATCGAGCCCAGCCACTACACAGATGTGATGGTGGAACGTGCCATTATTGGCCAGTGTGGGTATCCCGTCTGCAACAATAAGCTACCCAAG AACAAGCCCAAGCAGCAGTATCATATTGACACCAGGCATAACAAAGTCTATGATATTACAGAGAGGAAG AACTGCTGCAGTAACTGGTGCTACAAGGCCTCCCAGTTTTACAAGAACCAACTCTTCACATCACCTGTCTGGGCAAGGGAAAAGGAACA ACCTGCACCTGTCAAGCTTCTTCAGAAGGAGAGGTCATCTGAGGTCAGTTCTGAGTCGTGTTCCAGTCAGGGTGATCGTCAAGGCTCAGCTGTTAAAGACTCAACTGGAGGAAAACAACAAACTACACACATGGATGTGGTGCCAGATCTTAAACAGGACAGACCTGTGCTTGGGCATACGGTAGAAACAGACCAAGAAAAAACTGAGAAAACTTCTGGTCAAGGTGCGGAAGTGAAGTTTGCTAAACTGTCACTTTCAGACACAGTAGTAGAACAGAACGTCAGCGTTGGACGGGAGGACTGCAAAGTTGAACAGGATGACTGTGTTGGAAGGGAGGACAGGCAAGTTGCAAGTGAGACATGTGAAAAAATGTTCGCAGACATGGACAGTTTGAGGGAGGACACGTTGGGTGTTGAAGAGAAGATCCATGAATCACAAACCATTAGTAAAGGAAATGAggagcaaagtcagacacagacTAAGAGGAGACAAGAAGACACAAGTAAAGGAATGGAGAAGAAGATACCTTCAGGAGAAGGGAGAGAAGTTGTACTACAGACAGTGCAGAAGCCGGCAGCACAGACCAGACATGGAGCACCAGCACCATCACATGTTTCAGTTGCACAGGCTGTCTTCAG GTCCTTAATGGAGTGGAGAACAGAGGCTACCTTCAGGTTTCTGTACGGCGACCATGTGGAGTTCAACTTGGACCTTCCTGAAGTCTTAAGGTTCACAACCCAGGAGGAGTTAAGGGCTTCTGCAGGGGTACCAGTACAGCAGGATGTTCCACTGCAACACCGTGGCAACAAAAACCATGGCAACAAGCACCATGGCAACAaaaaccatggcaacaacagcCACAAAAGTGAACAAATTACTGATCAGAAAGCTAGCACTGTTACTGCAGAAAACACCAGGAAAGTCAGATTTGAGGAAGACCAGAAAGACTTCTCCCAGCCACTCTCCATCTGTATTCCCGAGGACCCCTGTCAGAATGAGGAGGAAGTGCAGCTAGGATCTCTGCAGGGAAAGGACCCCAAAGAATCACAAG ATGGCCAAGTGTACCAGGGAGGTCCTGACCTTGACCCCGGTGACCTGGCACCTGCAACCCGCCCCCTGCCTGACCTGGCGACCTTGCAGCATGATGCTGCGCTGTTCCAGATGAAGGTCGAGGAGTTCTACCGAGGAGGAACTCAGCTGCCTGCAGCTGTCAATAAGGAGGAGTTAGAGGTCAAAGAGAAGAAGGTCGAAGATGAT GATCGTCCAGTATTCCTGCCTCCTGTAGACTCCCAGGCCCAGAGGGCTCTGCAAAAGAAAATCCTACTGGACAGACTCAGCAGGGT TTTCCCCTCAGTGTTGGCCCCCCTTCGGCTGAGTGTGAGAGACTTTTCTACTGAACTCAACATGCTGGTCAAGACATTCAG GTTGACCAGTGACAACATCATCTTCAGACCTGCAGAGTTGAAGCTTCTGGCTGTTGTGCTGATTCACAT CCTGGCCACCAAGGTTCCTGTGATCATGCAGAGTCTGTACTGTCCAGAGACTGCCCAGTTCCTGACGTCCCTCCTCCGGCCATGGAGGCTGGACCTACAGGACCTGGACGCACTGGTGTCTGTCATGAGGCTGGGATAA